The following are from one region of the Odontesthes bonariensis isolate fOdoBon6 chromosome 12, fOdoBon6.hap1, whole genome shotgun sequence genome:
- the LOC142396087 gene encoding protein FAM171B-like, whose translation MKSDPQDTSIVNSLKVMRLLRGCLFCALVLSTNGETTAELSPAAEQLLHNDDRNFAKQDHVKQELFQHPQKARETPPDSTSNLRVHVNDMMSHQRLSQAVVEVFINYTKNNSALSGEDGSALLHVPYHSGLPVTIVASKVGYMPTVLPCKTNRIPIFSSVMMSLLNLKQGNIWLFEDSVLITGQTADVTSQPTVRFPKSLLNLTHSSNITSVKAYLTIPKLTSDDQSSLNTLGIMNITSDKGYVSVDLSPVAAVSVQLFSGDAELHMSGPIHFTLTVPDSWGLHSSNVIPAWYFNRSTGGWMRKGLGKVMSVDGKLVWTFTAPHLGYWMAAPLSSTRGFFDLAFSIDFISHHYFALMVLFGGALVAAICLLVGLLFYCRRGASEIKARKMQHVLKRDQTTSMCDDEVFEASSGSACDPGQNQNHSLTERGDNQRNASFIRVHNSEVIVNPGAVAIALECNELEINTDLTDLTFSHSSSEQARLPASLTDNLFFFNQPVAIFPAPAFFQLEEPEPTQWGKSATLPRAGASNGASTEPLAKDSIIQTLPKGPPATQSQAETEKQFEVLEGSQAANSVNTSRGPFGLLESASVPGTLNKIRESRHSMHTLTGLSEIPSPQPPRAWFVSLEGKPAAEIRYTVSEQQRRRRPIESRDTSLDSGVDMSELNQMSGRRAVTLERNATFVKSKQEPRE comes from the exons ATGAAATCGGACCCGCAGGACACATCGATCGTGAACTCTTTAAAAGTCATGCGCCTGCTCCGGGGCTGCCTGTTCTGCGCGCTGGTTCTGTCCACAAATGGGGAGACAACTGCGGAGCTGAGTCCGGCTGCGGAACAGCTTCTGCATAACGATGACAGGAACTTTGCAAAGCAGGATCACGTGAAACAAGAGCTCTTTCAGCACCCACAGAAAGCGCGTGAGACTCCGCCAG ACTCCACATCTAATCTGAGAGTTCATGTGAATGACATGATGAGTCATCAGCGCCTGAGCCAAGCAGTCGTGGAAGTCTTCATAAACTACACCAAGAACAACTCGGCTTTAAGTGGAGAAGACGGCAGCGCTTTGCTTCACGTTCCTTACCACTCGGGGCTGCCTGTCACAATAGTGGCCAGCAAAGTTGGCTACATGCCTACAGTGCTGCCTTGTAAAACCAACAGAATACCAA TATTTTCATCAGTGATGATGTCACTGCTCAATCTGAAACAAGGGAACATCTGGCTCTTTGAAGATTCCGTCCTGATCACCggacaaacagctg ACGTTACATCTCAGCCCACTGTCAGGTTTCCGAAGAGCCTCCTGAACCTGACACACAGCAGCAACATCACCTCTGTTAAAGCCTATCTGACCATACCCAAACTGACTTCTGATGACCAAAGCTCTCTTAACACTCTTGGCATCATGAACATTACATCAGATAAAG GATACGTGAGTGTGGATTTGAGCCCGGTGGCAGCTGTCAGTGTGCAGCTTTTCTCAGGAGACGCAGAGCTGCATATGAGCGGGCCCATCCATTTCACCCTCACAGTTCCTGATAGTTGGGGCCTTCACTCTTCAAATGTTATTCCAGCATGGTACTTTAACAGGTCCACCG GTGGATGGATGAGAAAAGGACTCGGAAAGGTGATGTCAGTAGACGGAAAACTAGTGTGGACTTTCACTGCTCCTCACCTGGGCTACTGGATGGCAGCACCTTTGTCTTCTACCAGAG gtttttttgACCTTGCTTTTTCCATTGACTTTATCTCCCATCATTACTTTGCTCTGATGGTTCTCTTTGGAGGAGCCCTTGTTGCTGCCATCTGTCTTCTGGTTGGGCTTTTATTCTAttgcag AAGGGGAGCCAGTGAAATTAAAGCAAGGAAGATGCAACATGTGCTGAAAAGGGACCAAACCACCTCCATGTGTGATGATGAGGTTTTTGAAGCATCTTCAGGGAGTGCCTGTGACCCTGGGCAGAACCAAAACCATTCATTGACAGAAAGGGGGGACAACCAGCGCAATGCCTCCTTTATTCGTGTGCACAACAGTGAAGTAATAGTCAACCCCGGTGCGGTGGCCATTGCATTGGAGTGTAATGAACTGGAGATCAACACTGACCTGACTGATCTGACATTTTCACACAGTAGCTCAGAACAAGCCAGACTTCCTGCATCTCTCACGGACAACTTGTTCTTCTTCAACCAGCCTGTTGCCATTTTCCCTGCTCCTGCGTTCTTTCAGCTGGAGGAGCCAGAGCCGACTCAGTGGGGAAAGTCGGCCACGCTGCCACGAGCGGGCGCTTCGAACGGTGCTTCCACGGAGCCGCTGGCTAAAGACAGCATCATCCAGACTCTGCCAAAAGGTCCGCCTGCCACCCAGAGCCAGGCTGAAACTGAGAAACAGTTTGAGGTTTTAGAGGGTTCTCAGGCTGCAAACTCCGTCAACACATCCAGGGGTCCCTTTGGCCTCCTGGAGTCGGCGTCAGTACCAGGGACGTTAAATAAAATCAGAGAAAGCCGACACTCGATGCATACCCTGACGGGGTTATCTGAGATCCCCTCACCTCAACCTCCTCGGGCCTGGTTTGTGTCACTGGAGGGCAAACCTGCAGCTGAGATCCGTTACACTGTGTCAGAGCAGCAGAGGAGACGGAGGCCCATCGAGAGTCGAGACACCAGTTTAGATTCAGGGGTGGATATGAGCGAACTCAACCAGATGTCCGGCAGGAGGGCCGTAACACTGGAGCGAAATGCTACTTTTGTCAAAAGCAAACAAGAACCCAGAGAGTAA
- the LOC142396086 gene encoding uncharacterized protein LOC142396086, protein MPHHHTGSSCVPCKAMDKLRSEQDRLSIWLSSDPDYIFDQCGDILTMNECKEVQKQTNATEKMAKLLKIIIDKGGNTCQSFLDILRQNQGRYQQLQQFFNSPIHSSTTPTVFADKNSAVTCRKFTSSTAKSVSMKIETVRDPGRSPPGNAGVSQADYTATGGSIICADQFSGVNIDGDINLSVSVKPSQAHAGAMEDTEQPPQGPDGKTIIKHKVELIGCLMVDPIIVQHVCAKSIVTHKQYLGLKVLPPEEAITKLIDQVIGKGEVTCAQFLEVLKKPEVLETYPQLKDILNIDAEQ, encoded by the exons ATGCCCCACCATCACACTGGAAGTTCTTGTGTCCCCTGTAAG GCCATGGACAAGCTGAGGTCAGAGCAGGACAGACTGAGTATCTGGCTTTCAAGTGACCCCGATTACATCTTTGATCAGTGTGGGGATATTTTGACAATGAACGAATGTAAAGAAGTGCAAAAGCAAACAAATGCTACAGAGAAGATGGCAAagcttttgaaaataattattgaCAAAGGAGGAAATACCTGTCAGAGCTTCCTTGATATTCTGCGGCAGAATCAAGGACGCTATCAACAACTGCAGCAGTTTTTCAACAGCCCAATTCATA GCTCAACCACTCCAACAGTCTTTGCTGACAAAAATAGTGCTGTGACATGTAGAAAATTCACAAGCTCAACAGCAAAATCGGTTTCAATGAAGATTGAGACAGTACGTGATCCAGGAAGAAGTCCACCAG GGAATGCTGGTGTTTCCCAGGCAGATTACACCGCCACAGGTGGCAGCATAATATGTGCTGATCAATTCAGTGGCGTCAACATAGACGGTGATATAAACCTCTCAGTGTCTGTGAAACCGTCACAGGCACATGCAG GTGCAATGGAAGACACAGAGCAACCTCCTCAG ggcCCTGATGGGAAAACGATCATTAAGCACAAGGTTGAGCTCATTGGCTGCCTGATGGTAGATCCCATCATTGTGCAGCATGTGTGTGCAAAAAGTATTGTCACTCACAAACAATATCTGGGACTGAAAGTTTTGCCTCCAGAAGAAGCCATTACCAAGCTGATTGATCAGGTGATTGGTAAAGGTGAAGTGACCTGTGCTCAGTTTCTTGAGGTTCTCAAAAAgcctgaggtgttagagacctaTCCACAGCTGAAAGACATTCTGAACATTGATGCTGAGCAATAA